The genomic interval gttattttaaagaaagatactCTTCACAATTTATACTGGCTTGAAAACCAAAAAGATTGCTCAATACCACCTGCTCAGTACCAgctgagcccgcccgcttagctcagtaggtagctAAGTGTTAAACCTGTTTGCAAAACGAAGGGCTATCCCAAAATCGTGATCTGAATGTAATAGGCCTATCTGGTTGTAAATTATTAAAAAGCTTGGATCTTTAATATGCTCTGAGTAAAACAAGACACATCAAAAGTCCTTTCTCCTTTGTCAAGAACCAGTGCTGGGTAGAAGACACGTACTGAAAAGCATCTGAGAAATTTTAAACACACTGATGAAAAGCATCTTCTGTAGTTTTGTGTTGAAGACAAAAGTGATCTCCAGTCTCCAGTCTGTCACTGTCAGTGATTGAAAAACATGTTCAATTTCAAGTCACTGCATATTTATGCCCTTTCACATAAAATACAGACATAAAACCAAACagaaaattctgaaataaaaacaatcttTAAAAGACAAGATTACTTGAAATAgacagttaattgaaatatgtacAGGAGGTTCTGTAGAAATCATTAACTTAAATAAATGAGAACTGCTTACAAGACACTAGGCATTCTGTTCCATTTATtgatttaaactttttttgcctatgaaataaaaatgattacacTAAGCATTAATTATCTTATGTTTTAGAGTTGATCAAACCAACTTTTGAAGGGACCAAGAATGTCAAACAATCAGCAGCCACCATCATATCAGGAATCTGTGGGTACAGGTAAGACAGTTAGCTTGAATATTTGTAGTACACTAGAATTACCAAGTAACAATAGCATATGCAGCAGCATGCTATAATATGGATAGTAGACAAGTGTAAGAAACACTAGCTAGCCTACAATTTTTTTGTACCcctcgacaacaaagttgtaagggggggtatactggtttcaggttgtctgtctgtccgtctgtccgtagacgcaatcttgtgcgcaccatctctccttatccccttgacacaatttaatgaaacttcacacaagtgatcagtaccaacagtagttgtgcatggggcatgttaggttcttttagaaaaaaaaattgcagagttaagggactttgtttttttgttactatactatatacatagacacaatcttgtgcgcaccatccctcctcatcctcttgacacaatttaatgaaacttcacacaagtgatcagtaccaacagtagttgtgcatggggcatgttagattcttttagaaaaaaaatttgcagagttatgggactttgtttttttgttactatactatatacatagacacaatcttgtgcgcaccatctctcctcttccctttgacacaatttaatgaaacttcacaaaagtgatcagtaacaacagtagttgtgcatggggcatgttaggttctttcagcgacaaaaattgcagagttatgggactttgtttcttgttaacatactatgtacatacagtctgcatatgcaatcttgtgcgtgcctaatctaccaaacccttacacacaatttaatgaaacttcacacaagtgatcagtaccaaccctagttgtgcatggtcatgttacattcttttagataaatattctgcatagttatgggactttgttttttgttactatactgtatacatacagtctatatacatacagtctacataattatgcaatcttttgtgcgtcaaattgcaatgtactgtgtcagtgcatgcggggggtacattcatcacctttagtgatagctctagttttattagagttttcatattgaagttttgatgaaatttcattacaatttatttattgcaAGTGAAAGAAATGCCATAACTATTTACCAGACCATTAATACAGATCAATACAAGATCTttctaatttacaaaaaaaaaacttttcagttTAGCTTCAAAAAAAAGTCTGGTTTAAATTGTGGTTACATTTCATAAGTATATAGAtaggaaataatttcatttttggaAACTGTGTATATATGGAACATATCTAACTTCCAAACACTTAAAAGAGgttataatattattatagaaaaaaatattgcacgCTGGAAGAATGTCATTGAAGTTTTATATTTAACTCAGACCAACATGTAACTTTATGGTATTGATGTTTTCAGGGGGCTACACAAACTATGGGGCACCACAGGGCTCTGCCCCACCAGGTCCACCAGCAGGTCAGTATGACCCCAGCAAGGGCTATCCTGCTCCATCCGGGTACCATGGTGGGTACCAGCAGTTACCCAGCTACCAGAACCAACCACAGGTCGTTGTACAGCCCCATCAACAGATTATAGTAGTGGGTGGCTGTCCAGCATGCAGGGTAAGGCTTCATAATAAATTTTTAAGCCatagatatttttatgcccccgaagggtggcatattagttttcaactgtccgttcgttcgttcattcgttcgtcacaacgttaactttttgcatgaaggcactttactcgcgaaccactgcacccaggaccttcaaacttcacatgctgatagtacttattgagtacacgacccctactgactttggggtcaccaggttataggtcaaggtcaccaggtcaaaggtcaaggcgctgcgggggcatttgtcaccattagtgacagctcttgttatttatgaTCTTTTGTTGCTAAAAtactatacagtcaaacttcattaaCCCGAACTCAGATCATTCTTACACCACCCTTCTCTCGAACTCATTGTCAGGTCCCGGAAGTATCCctataaaatgaattttgttcGATAACTCGAACAACCGAtcactcgaacaaattttgctggtccggTTGAGTTCGAGTtaacgaagttcgactgtagtTGCAAATGTGCTGATCTATATTTTCATTCAGCAGTTCTTAATGTGAAAGGTTCAAGTCAAGCACTGTCACCCACTTAACGGAGCCACCCTGTAAATAATGATTTCAGCAAATAGAGAAATGTACATCTGTCGGGAAATATGTTTATCTTAATTTATCCCCAAGATAAAATAATAGAACAAAGAAAGGGTTATATCCAACATGATAATTGTGTACCAAATGTCACAGGCTGAGAAAAAtatgcagccagaccgggactcgaacccggggcctcggaatactgttcagatgctctacctactgagctaccaggccgcctacacattttttCCCCGTTTTAATAATCAcgttctataccgtgacacaaAGTAATGACctctttttaaaaagtgtttgtcaaacattttttttaccttatcGCAGTTGCGCAGTTGGTATAGGCATTGTAACCAGTACTAGGTGCTAATGTCATAAATTATAAGGGATTTGATTCCTAGCTCAGGAgccataaacaaaaataattattgtacccccgacaacaaagttgtaagggggtgtatactgctttcaggttgtctgtctgtccgtctgtctgtctgtccgtagacacaatcttgtgcgcaccatctctcctcatccccttgacacaatttaatgaaacttcacacaagtgatcagtaacaacagtagttgtgcatggggcatgtaaggttcttttagataaaaaaattgcagagttacgggactttgttttttgttactatactacatacatagacacaatcttgtgcgcaccatctctcctcatccccttgacacaatttaatgaaacttcacacaagtgatcagtaacaacagtagttgtgcatggggcatgttaggttctttcagaaaaaaaatttgcagagttacgggactttgttttttgttactatactatatacatagacacaatcttgtgcacaccatctctcctcatccccttgacacaatataatgaaacttcacacaaatgatcagtaacaacagtagttgtgcatgggcatgttaggctagttgtgcatggtgcatgttacgttcttttagataaatattctgcatatttatgggactttgttttttgttactatactgtatacatacagtctatatacatacagtccacataattatgcaatcttgtgtgcgtcaaattgcaatgtactgtgtcagtgcatgtggggggtacattcatcaccttaagtgatagctctagttttaattttcctttaattcaagaaatatataGTTCTactttatcaatttcatttttatcatttcaggtTGGTGTATTGGAAGATGATTTCACATGTCTTGGTGTTTGTTGTGCCATTTTATTCTTCCCTATAGGGATTCTGTGTTGCTTAGCGATGAAGGAAAGGCGGTGTCCAAATTGTGGAGCAGTATTTGGATAAAATCAGACAAGGAATTACAGTTGTTCTCAATTTTACAAGGAAAGTTATGCAGTTTACTTgtgttattcatttaaaaattgaagttCTCAATCGTGGAATACCCAGAATTTATCTGAGTTACTTGAATTATTACCTACTTTTTGATATTGTTTCACAATTTGAGGCAGGCATTTTCCCACAGTAGGTTATCTTTAAAACACACTGTAACTACATCCgtgtggaaatattttgtttcttttattgttttgatatataaaGATACAGTAGCAGGGATACTTAGATATACAGTGCAACTTCTGAAGGACAACACCATGAGATGACTGAAGGAGGTAATTATTTATAAGAGGAACTTGTCTAGTTTGAAATAAGAATTCTACCTTTGTACACAGGTATTGCCTATCTACTTCAGAAGTGTTGTGAACATACATTGTATGTTATGCTGTAAGCAGGAGTTGTATTAAAAACTAATGTCTATCTTTTTCCATGTACAAGTTTTATCATAGTTAACATATATGCTGTCATGAGTTTCTTTCTCATTCTTGCCTATGCTTGCTTTGATTATTCTATATTCTTTTTGAGTAAAAGTTTTGAGTAAATAACCTTAGctgaaaaacagaaatattactGCTTTCGTGAACTTCACTTCATCTACACTTACATGCATTTCACTATCAAACTTAAATCTgacaaaaacttgaaaaatcaaaattgttgACCTGAATGTAGCATGTTTTACAAGTAATTTTATATAGTTAGCGAAATTCAGTTTGGTTGAGAAAATTGCTAGACCATTAGAAATTATATTCTATCTACTGTACGTTGGGAGATTTATCAGTTTGGTTGAGAAAATTGCTAAATTGTTAGAAATTTATATTATATCTGTATGTTTGGAGATTTATATTAtcttaacattttgttaatttgaGGGGTTATACATAGAAATCTGCATTAGTAATCCAAAATTTACCTCCACATATAAATATAGATATCCCcctatacatatatatcaaaCTGGGTGAAAACAAATCtttgaataaatacttaaaattcagttttttgtGCCCTCAAAAAATCTATTGGGTGGGGGGAGCACATTTAGAGTTGCACTTGTCTcgaaatttgtgttgtgcatatctcaaaaagtatttgacccagagtcatcaaacctcacaggaatgTTATTCAGGACAAGAAACTCTGCACCAGAGGTTtaaatttggatctcacacagccagactGGAGTTATGGCTgtgacttaataaaaaaatatacataaaaggagcctaaattcttaaaaaaagtatttgacctaggattatgaaacattacaggaatgttattcagcatgtgaagttgtgcaccatgGTTTTGCTAAGAGATATTACTcagccagactagagttatggcccttgacttagtcaaaatatgcaaaCAAGGGCATAAAATTTGtcacacatatctcaaaaagtatgtgACCTAGGGTTataaaacattataggaatattattccgcatgtgaagttgtgcacctgggattttttGCTGGATTTCTATCAGATCAGAGTTATTACCCATAATtgtcaaaatatgcattaagggcatacaagttttcatgtatattaaaaagtatttgacttagagtcataaaacattaggggattgttatatagcatgtgaagttgcacccctggtgttttgtttgtgatttcactCATTGacaaccagaccagagttatgttccttcacttagtgaaaaatacacaaagtgcTTAAAAAGTTGTGTTGCACATATCCTAAATATTTCCcctagtcatgaaaccatgtaggaatattatccagcatgtgactTTGTGCTtctaagttttcttttatttcattttgcaagattagagttatggcccttgacttagtcaaaaaaatgaaaagtttgtttcccatgtatttcaaaatgtactaGTCATAGAGTCATAAAAACATTAGagaattgttatatagcatgtaaagttgtgcactgGGGGTTTCACTCAATTAGGTCAGAGTTAAATGGTCCTTCACTTAGTAAAAGATACACATGTATgtgtgcttaaaagtttgtgttatatatgtctgaaaaataattttacctagggtcatgaaaccaTGGGTAGTACCATGTGACAGTAGTGGAGGGCACTTGACTATGTCCtttggacacacatctagtttctgtatatttttgtatgtttaacacatattgcttttagtttaagttaaagtatgaaaGTATGCATTCCTTTTTTCTCTTACAAGGGATAAAGTGAAATTGTGTTACCTTTTCTTGTGGTTTTAGAACTTCTAATCTGAATTTGCTTGTATAATTAGATGTCCTGGAAATTTAAGGTTGTAACTGTTACTTACTACCTCATATGACCTACAACACAATTTTTGGAAACTGTATTAAAAGGGCAATAACCTGAGCATAAAATCATAATTCTGTAACCCTGTTTACTGAACCAAAAATGACATttccctgctgaatttctaaaatggacttgtccatctttcagttttggcaataccatttattattcaaagaggtgttcactgaaaattttatgacttaatagcaaacagtgcagaccatgatcagtctgcatggatgttcaggctgatcttggtctgcactggtcgcaaaggcagaatcacttgcaacCAGCAAGTTAAAGTTTAATATAAGGTTGTATGTGTTACTTATGTTCCATTGATTGGCCAGTTTTAGAATATCTTCTgacagaaaaaaaaggttttaccTGCTTCTTGCAACTTTTTCAGAGTGCTTTAAATGTGATTTCAGATACAgcagttttaaagtaaataggTCATTATAAAATAGCAGGTATGACCTTCCATTGAAGACAATTGTAAAAAGCATATATACATAGCTTCAGCTCCATAAATAAATGACATTCTGTACTGTCAATATGTACAAGCTTGAGCTATGAGATACCAGTTTAGATAGGAACAATTTCATTGAGAAACCTATAAggctataaaacaaaatatacagtttttagctcacctgacacaaagtgacaaggtgagcttttgtgatcgtgtggtGTCCGTCAGTCCATCTGTCCGTaaaattttgcttgtgaccactctagaggtcacatttttcttgggatctttatgaaagttggtcagaatgttcatcttgatgatatctaggtcaggttcgaaactgggtcacgtgccatcaaaaactaggtcagtaggtctaaaaatagaaaaaccttgtgacctctctagaggccatatatttcacaagatcttcatgaaaattggtcagaatgttcaccttgatgatatctaggtcaagttcgaaagtgggtcacgtgccttcaaaaactaggtcagtaggtctaaaaatagaaaaaccttgtgacctctctagaggccatatatttcacaagatcttcatgaaaattggtcagaacgttcatcttgatgacatctaggtcaagttcgaaactgggtcacgtgccttcaaaaactaggtcagtaggtcaaataatagaaaaaccttgtgacctctctaaaggccatatttttcatgggatctgtatgaaaattggtctgaatgttcatcttgttgatatctagttcaaatttgaaactaggtcacgtgccttcaaaaactaggtcagtaggtcaaataatagaaaaaccttgtgacctctctagaggccatatttttcatgggatctatatgaaagttggtctgaatgttcatcttgatgatatctaggtcaagttcgaaagtgggtcacgtgccttcaaaaactaggtcagtaggtctaaaaatagaaaaacctcgtgacctctctagaggccatacttgtgaatggatcttcataaaaattggtcagaatgttcaccttgatgatatctaggtcaagtttgaaactaggtcacgtgccttaaaaaaactaggtcagtaggtcaaataataaaaaaaccttgtgacctctctagaggccatattttttttaatgggatctgtatgaaatttggtctgaatgttcatcttgatgatatctagatcaaatttgaaactgggtcaactgtggtcaaaaactaggtcagtaggtctaaaattattaaaatcttttgacctctctagaggccatatttttcaatggatcttcatgaaaattgatctgaatgttcaccttgatgatatctagttcagtgtcgaaactgggtcacgtgtggtcaaaaactaggccagtagatataaaaatagaaaaaccttgtgacctccctagaggccatatttttcatgagatcttcatgaaaattagtgagaatgttcacctttgaTGTTtaggaaatttcaaaacagggcaCGTCCCTTTCGAAAATAGGAatgggtaaaaataataaaaaaaaaccttgtaccTCTTAGGGGACCTTTTTTTCAAggatttcataaaaattgggtcaaaatttttatttgaaaaatttctaggtcaatttcaaaatgggaccccatgagctcaaaaactaggtcactatgcaaaaataaaaaaacgcgTTTTACTAAAAAACGGGTCTTTGGGAAGAGGTGAGCGTTTAGGCCCATTGGCCTCTTTTTATTCGTTTTCtgtatgtacaatttatttgacctgtcgaAACATGGCCCctttattatattctgttcgatcTATTAAATTAACATGAAAGGGGGGAACAGGTTTTGAAGGTAaattaaatagtaaaatatttagaCCTTTTTTTTCTGGGCCCAACAATTTAATGTTAGTAATTAAAAATAAGCTTACTAATTATCagcccttttttatttttttttatccaggGATACACAGGGTTtgcatttttaaatgttatacagtgaaatggtgtttttcttttttgcaagatggaaatgtttgcgtaaatttttttttaagttttctgatttttttttatcttaaatggGCCCCCAAAAAACTAGTATTGCTGAACCATTTTAATTTAGTAAAAGGGCTTAACCACCGTAATTTATCAAAATAGTTAttac from Mercenaria mercenaria strain notata chromosome 2, MADL_Memer_1, whole genome shotgun sequence carries:
- the LOC128550196 gene encoding brain protein I3-like; this encodes MSNNQQPPSYQESVGTGGYTNYGAPQGSAPPGPPAGQYDPSKGYPAPSGYHGGYQQLPSYQNQPQVVVQPHQQIIVVGGCPACRVGVLEDDFTCLGVCCAILFFPIGILCCLAMKERRCPNCGAVFG